In the genome of Polaribacter atrinae, one region contains:
- the rplO gene encoding 50S ribosomal protein L15: protein MSLHNLTPAEGSIKKGKRIARGEGSGKGGTATRGHNGQKSRSGYSKKIGFEGGQMPLQRRVPKFGFTNINRLEYQGINIDKLQSLVDSGKITDTVTLDTLIANRLARKNDLIKILGNGELKAKLNITVHKFTATAKAAIEAAGGEAVTL, encoded by the coding sequence ATGAGTTTACATAATTTAACACCGGCAGAAGGTTCCATTAAAAAAGGAAAAAGAATTGCAAGGGGTGAAGGATCTGGAAAAGGTGGTACCGCTACAAGAGGACACAACGGACAGAAATCTCGTTCTGGTTATTCTAAAAAGATTGGTTTTGAAGGGGGACAAATGCCTCTTCAAAGACGTGTACCAAAATTTGGTTTCACAAATATTAATCGTTTAGAATATCAAGGTATCAACATCGATAAATTACAATCTTTAGTTGATAGTGGAAAGATAACAGATACAGTTACTTTAGATACTTTAATTGCTAACAGATTAGCAAGAAAAAACGACTTAATTAAGATATTAGGTAATGGAGAATTAAAGGCTAAATTAAATATAACTGTACATAAATTTACAGCAACAGCAAAAGCAGCTATCGAAGCAGCTGGAGGAGAAGCTGTTACTTTATAA
- the rpsM gene encoding 30S ribosomal protein S13, giving the protein MARIAGIDIPKNKRGVIALTYIFGIGSSRAIKVLAEAKVDESIKVQDWTDDQIAAIREQVGSFTIEGELRSEVQVNIKRLMDIGCQRGIRHRLGLPLRGQRTKNNSRTRKGKRKTVANKKK; this is encoded by the coding sequence ATGGCAAGAATAGCAGGTATTGATATTCCAAAGAATAAAAGAGGAGTTATCGCTTTAACTTACATCTTTGGTATAGGAAGCAGCAGAGCAATTAAAGTTCTAGCAGAAGCAAAAGTAGATGAGAGCATTAAAGTTCAAGATTGGACAGATGATCAAATCGCAGCAATTAGAGAACAAGTTGGATCTTTCACTATTGAAGGAGAATTACGTTCTGAGGTACAGGTTAACATCAAACGTTTGATGGATATCGGTTGTCAAAGAGGTATTCGTCATAGACTTGGTCTTCCTTTAAGAGGACAAAGAACTAAGAATAACTCTCGTACAAGAAAAGGTAAGAGAAAAACTGTAGCTAACAAGAAAAAATAA
- the rpmD gene encoding 50S ribosomal protein L30 yields MARIKVTQVKSQIGRLQSQKRTLEALGLRKMHQTVEHEATPSIVGMVNTVKHLVSFEEIK; encoded by the coding sequence ATGGCAAGAATAAAAGTTACACAAGTGAAAAGTCAAATCGGACGTCTACAAAGTCAAAAGAGAACTTTAGAGGCATTAGGTTTACGTAAAATGCACCAAACTGTAGAGCATGAGGCAACTCCTTCTATAGTTGGTATGGTAAATACAGTTAAACACTTAGTTTCTTTCGAAGAAATTAAATAA
- the secY gene encoding preprotein translocase subunit SecY, with the protein MNFINRLKEIFSIEELKNKILLTIGLIAVYRFMASVPLPGIDPLQLSALKESTSGGLLGLLNAFTGGAFARASVMALGIMPYISASIVVQLMGIAVPYLQKLQKDGESGRKKITQITRWLTIGITLVQAPTYITAIKTQFGLGPEAFLVSGATFWISSIIILTAGTIFAMWLGERITDKGVGNGISLLITVGIIANFPAAFLQEFVAKTTNAGAGGIMMVLIEIIVWFVVILLTVLLVTAVRKIAVQYARRTVVGNVQNVAGSRDYIPLKLNAAGVMPIIFAQAIMFLPVALAQRFPAIASLQDMNGLWYNVIFALLIIIFSYFYTAITIPTNKMADDLKRSGGFIPGIRPGKDTADRLDSVLSRITFPGSLFLAALSILPAIVVQFGVQQSWAMFYGGTSLIIMVGVAIDTLQQINSYLLNRHYDGLMKAGNSNRKSNK; encoded by the coding sequence ATGAATTTTATTAATAGATTAAAAGAGATTTTCAGTATTGAAGAGTTGAAGAATAAAATTCTTCTAACAATCGGTTTAATTGCTGTGTATCGTTTTATGGCTTCTGTTCCATTACCTGGAATAGATCCATTACAACTTTCAGCTTTAAAAGAGAGTACTTCAGGAGGTCTTTTAGGTTTATTGAATGCATTTACAGGTGGAGCATTTGCTAGAGCGTCAGTAATGGCACTTGGTATTATGCCTTATATTTCTGCATCTATTGTAGTTCAGTTAATGGGAATTGCGGTTCCGTATTTACAAAAATTACAAAAAGATGGAGAAAGTGGACGTAAAAAAATTACACAAATAACTAGATGGTTAACAATTGGTATTACGTTGGTACAAGCACCAACGTATATTACTGCTATTAAAACTCAGTTTGGTTTAGGACCAGAAGCATTTTTAGTAAGTGGAGCTACGTTTTGGATATCATCAATTATCATTTTAACTGCAGGAACAATTTTTGCAATGTGGTTGGGAGAGCGTATTACAGACAAAGGTGTTGGTAATGGTATTTCATTATTAATTACTGTAGGTATTATTGCTAACTTTCCAGCTGCATTTTTACAAGAGTTTGTTGCTAAAACAACAAATGCAGGAGCGGGTGGTATTATGATGGTTTTAATTGAAATCATTGTTTGGTTTGTAGTAATTTTATTAACTGTGCTATTAGTAACTGCTGTTCGAAAGATTGCAGTGCAATATGCTAGAAGAACAGTTGTAGGAAATGTACAAAACGTTGCAGGTTCAAGAGATTATATTCCTTTGAAGTTAAATGCAGCAGGTGTTATGCCAATTATCTTTGCTCAAGCAATTATGTTTTTACCAGTTGCTTTAGCTCAGAGATTTCCAGCAATTGCTAGTTTACAAGATATGAATGGTTTATGGTACAATGTAATTTTTGCATTGTTAATTATCATTTTTAGTTATTTCTATACTGCTATTACTATTCCTACGAATAAAATGGCAGATGATTTAAAGAGAAGTGGTGGTTTTATACCGGGTATTAGACCAGGAAAAGACACAGCAGATAGATTAGATTCTGTATTGTCTAGAATTACGTTCCCAGGATCGTTATTTTTAGCAGCATTATCAATCTTACCAGCAATTGTAGTTCAGTTTGGAGTACAACAAAGTTGGGCCATGTTTTATGGTGGTACATCATTAATAATAATGGTTGGGGTTGCAATTGATACGTTGCAACAAATTAATTCGTATTTATTAAATCGTCATTATGATGGTTTAATGAAAGCGGGAAATAGCAACAGAAAATCGAATAAATAA
- the infA gene encoding translation initiation factor IF-1: MAKQSAIQQDGTITEALSNAMFRVELENGHIVTAHISGKMRMHYIKLLPGDKVKLEMSPYDLSKARITYRY; the protein is encoded by the coding sequence ATGGCTAAACAATCAGCAATTCAACAAGACGGAACAATAACAGAAGCTTTATCTAATGCAATGTTTCGTGTAGAATTAGAAAATGGACATATTGTTACGGCACACATTTCAGGTAAAATGCGTATGCATTATATAAAATTATTACCAGGAGATAAGGTGAAATTAGAAATGAGCCCATACGATTTATCAAAGGCAAGAATTACTTACAGATACTAA
- the rpsD gene encoding 30S ribosomal protein S4: MARYTGPKTKIARKFGEAIFGEDKNFEKRNFPPGQHGNARRRGKKSEYATQLMEKQKAKYTYGILERQFSNLFKKAQAASGITGEILLQLCESRLDNVVYRMGVANSRSGARQLVSHRHITVNGEIVNIPSYSLNAGDVVAVREKSKSLVAIENALASNSNVFEWLTWNTDTKTGTFVKAPERLQIPENIKEQLIVELYSK; this comes from the coding sequence ATGGCAAGATATACAGGACCAAAAACTAAAATTGCTCGTAAGTTTGGTGAAGCAATTTTTGGAGAAGATAAAAACTTCGAAAAAAGAAATTTCCCTCCAGGACAGCATGGAAATGCAAGAAGAAGAGGAAAGAAATCTGAATATGCAACTCAATTAATGGAGAAGCAAAAAGCGAAATATACTTATGGTATTTTAGAGCGTCAATTCAGTAACTTGTTTAAAAAAGCACAAGCTGCTTCTGGTATTACAGGTGAAATCTTATTACAATTATGTGAATCTCGTTTAGATAACGTTGTTTACAGAATGGGTGTTGCAAACTCTAGAAGTGGAGCACGTCAATTAGTTTCTCATAGACATATTACTGTTAATGGAGAAATAGTGAACATACCTTCTTATAGCTTAAATGCTGGAGATGTTGTAGCTGTAAGAGAGAAGTCTAAATCTTTAGTTGCTATTGAAAATGCATTAGCTTCTAACAGCAATGTTTTTGAATGGTTAACTTGGAACACTGATACTAAAACTGGAACTTTTGTAAAAGCACCAGAAAGATTACAAATTCCAGAAAACATCAAAGAACAATTAATCGTAGAATTATATTCTAAGTAA
- the rpsE gene encoding 30S ribosomal protein S5 — protein sequence MMQGYKNVERVKPSGLDLVDRLVGVQRVTKVTKGGRAFGFSAIVVVGDSNGVVGHGLGKSKDVASAIAKAIEDAKKNLVRIPILNGTLPHEQKGKFGGAKVFLKPASHGTGVISGGSVRHVLEAVGIKDVLSKSQGSSNPHNVVKATFNALLQLRSAAVIAKQRGISLDKVFNG from the coding sequence ATTATGCAAGGATATAAAAACGTAGAAAGAGTAAAACCTAGTGGGTTAGATCTTGTAGATAGATTAGTAGGAGTACAACGTGTTACTAAAGTAACAAAAGGTGGTAGAGCATTTGGTTTCTCTGCAATCGTTGTTGTTGGAGATAGTAATGGTGTTGTTGGACACGGTTTAGGTAAATCTAAAGATGTTGCTTCTGCAATTGCTAAAGCAATTGAGGATGCAAAGAAAAATTTAGTTAGAATTCCTATTTTAAACGGAACATTACCTCATGAACAAAAAGGTAAGTTTGGTGGAGCTAAAGTATTTTTAAAGCCAGCTTCTCATGGTACTGGAGTTATCTCTGGTGGTTCTGTAAGACACGTACTTGAGGCAGTAGGTATTAAAGATGTATTATCAAAATCTCAAGGATCATCAAATCCCCATAACGTAGTTAAAGCAACTTTTAATGCTTTATTACAATTACGTAGTGCAGCAGTTATTGCTAAGCAAAGAGGGATTTCTTTAGACAAAGTATTTAACGGATAA
- the ykgO gene encoding type B 50S ribosomal protein L36, producing MKVRASVKKRSADCKIVRRKGRLYVINKQNPRFKQRQG from the coding sequence ATGAAAGTTAGAGCATCAGTTAAAAAAAGAAGTGCCGACTGCAAAATAGTTCGCAGAAAAGGTAGATTATACGTGATTAATAAACAAAATCCTAGATTTAAACAAAGACAAGGGTAA
- the rpsK gene encoding 30S ribosomal protein S11, with amino-acid sequence MAKASSKKRKVIIDAIGEAHVTASFNNIIISLTNKKGDVISWSSAGKMGFRGSKKNTPYAAQLAAEDCANVAKEAGLRKVKVYVKGPGNGRESAIRSIHNAGIEVTEIIDVTPIPHNGCRPPKRRRV; translated from the coding sequence ATGGCAAAAGCAAGTTCAAAAAAGCGTAAAGTAATAATTGATGCTATTGGAGAGGCGCACGTAACTGCATCTTTTAACAACATCATTATTTCTTTAACAAATAAAAAAGGTGACGTTATTTCTTGGTCATCTGCAGGTAAAATGGGTTTTAGAGGTTCTAAAAAGAATACTCCATATGCAGCTCAATTAGCCGCAGAAGATTGTGCAAACGTTGCAAAAGAAGCAGGTTTACGTAAAGTAAAAGTGTATGTAAAAGGACCGGGTAATGGTAGAGAATCTGCTATTAGATCAATTCATAATGCAGGTATAGAAGTAACAGAAATTATTGATGTTACACCTATTCCTCATAACGGATGTCGCCCTCCTAAGAGAAGAAGAGTATAA